CGGAGGCGGGTTCTTTCGGGTCCTGCCCTATGCCTTTTCGCGCTGGGCGATCCGGCAGGTGAACCGCCGCGATGAACGCCCGGCGGTGTTCTATTTCCACCCGTGGGAAATCGACCCCGATCAGCCGCGCGTGCCCGGCGCCCCGATCCGATCGCGCCTGCGGCACTACACCGGGCTCGAACAGATGGCGGGCAAGTTGCGCGATCTTGTGCACCAATTTCGCTGGGGCCGGATGGATCTTGTCGCGCACCGTGAGGCGGCGCGGGCCGATGAGCAGTCGATAGCGGTCGACGATCCCGGAATAGCGGCATGAACGCCCCGGTAAAAACCCTCCAGCAAGTATCTCTCGCCGACCTGCGCGATGCGGCGCAGGTGCAGCGCATCGAAGGTTTCGTGGCCGAACAGGGTGCGAGCCTGTTTCATCGCCCGGCATGGTTGCGCGCGGTCGAGGCGGGCACCGGTCAGCGCGCGGCGGGCCTGATTGCCGAACAGCTCGGTGTCATCACCGGGTGGCTGCCGTTGACCGAAGTGCGGTCGCTCCTGTTCGGCAAGGCGCTGGTTTCAAGCGGGTTCGGCGTCGGCGGCGGTATCTGTGCTGAAAACGATGGGGCGGTGACGGCCCTGACGCAGGCTGCGACCCGGCATGCGCTGGATCGCGGCATCCCGGCGATCGAGCTGCGCGGCGGGCCGATCCCCGATGGGTGGCAACGCAGGGACGACAAGCACTGCGGTTTCGAGCGTCCGCTGGCCGCAGACGACGAGGCCGAATTGCTCGCGATCCCGCGCAAGGCCCGCGCCGAAGTGCGCAAGGGCCTGGCGTTCGAACATCCCATCCGCATCGGGCGCGGCCGCCGGGACTTGGACGCCCATTACGCGGTTTACAGCCAAAGCGTTCGCAACCTCGGCACGCCGGTTTTTCCGAAACGGTTGTTCGCGGCGATGCTCGAGGCGTTTCCCGAGAGCAGCGACATATTGACGGTGTTCAGGGACGGATCGCCGATTGCGAGCGTTTTGTCGTTCTATCATGCTGGTGCGGTCATGCCGTTCTGGGGCGGCGGCACTCTCGAAGCGCGAGGCGCGCGGGCCAACGAGCTGATGTATTACGAACTCATGCTCCATGCCCGGCGAGGGAAGGGGATGGACCGGTTCGATTTCGGACGCTCCAAGACCGGCAGCGGGCCGTATCGCTTCAAGAAAAACTGGGGGTTCGCGCCGAGTCCGCTCGTCTACGGCGACTGGACCGCGCCGGGCGCCCGGCCTCGCGACGTCGACCCCACCGGCGCATCCTATCAGCGCAAGATCGGGCTCTGGAAGCAGCTTCCGCTGCCGGTCGCCAATGCGATCGGTCCGTGGATTTCGCGCGGGCTCGCGTGATGCGCGGCATCCTGTTCCTCGCGCATCGCGTTCCGTTTCCTCCCAATCGGGGAGACAAGATCCGCGCGCACCATCTCCTCAGGCATCTGGCGCAGTTCGCTCCGGTGCATGTCGGATGTTTCGCCGAAAGCGACGAGGATCGCGCGGTCGAGGGCGAGCTTGCTCAGATCGCCGCGAGCCATTGCATCGTCGACCGTTCGAAGCCGCTGGTGCTGGCCGGGGTCGAGGCGGTGCTGGCGCACAAGCCTGTGAGCCTGACCGCGTTCCACAGCGCCCGGCTCGATCGGTGGGTGCGCGAAACGCTCGCGTTGCAGCCGATCGACACGATCGTCGTCTTTTCCGGACAGATGGGTCAGTACGTGCCCGAGGATTATCCCGGTCGGGTCGTGATCGACCTGTGCGATGTCGACAGCGCCAAGTTCGAAAGTTACGCCGATGGAGGCGAGCGGGTCTGGCTCAATCGCCGCGAAGGCCGCCTGCTGGCGCGCGAGGAAGAACGGCTCGCCGGGCGTTCCGACGCCACCATCCTGATCAGTGCCGCCGAAGCCGACCTGTTCCGCACCCGGCTCAAGACGCCCGCCCGCGCCAACATTCAGGTGATCGGCAACGGGATCGATGCGGGTTTCTTCGCCCCTGATGCGGTTCCACCTGCCGGAGAGATATCGGCCAGCGAAGGCCCGCACTTCGTCTTTACCGGCCAGATGGATTATCGCCCCAACGAACAGGCGGCGCTATGGGCGATCGGGCAATTGCTGCCGGTCCTGCGTCGGCGCTACCCTCAGGCACAGTTTCACGTGGTCGGGCGCAACCCGACCGACGCTCTCAAAGCCCGTCGAAACGATCCGGGCGTGACCATCTGGGGCGAGGTGCCCGATGTCCGCCCCTTCATCGCTGCCGCCGACTGCGTGCTTGCGCCGCTGCTGATTGCGCGCGGGGTGCAGAACAAGGTGCTGGAAGCGATGGCGATGGCGCGGCCGGTGCTCCTGACGCCGCAGGCGGCGACCGGGATCGCAGCCGATGACGCAACGCACTGGCTGGTGTGCGAGCCCGACGCGCTGGCGATGGCCGGACGGTTCGAGGCGATGTGGGAGAGCGGCGGCAGCGCCGACGCGATCGGCGCGGCGGCGCGCCAGTTCGTGCTCGATCATCATGCCTGGCACGCGATGCTCGCGCCGCTCGAACACCTGCTCGCTGGCGAGACGGCGGAGGCGCGCGATGCCGCCTGACGCGACGCTCCCGGCACCCGGCCAGCGCAGCCTGCCGGATACCTGGCGAACCCCGCTCTTGGGGCTGGCGCTCGCGGTGCTGGCGCTCGGTCTGCTGGC
The Erythrobacter sp. JK5 DNA segment above includes these coding regions:
- a CDS encoding FemAB family XrtA/PEP-CTERM system-associated protein; protein product: MNAPVKTLQQVSLADLRDAAQVQRIEGFVAEQGASLFHRPAWLRAVEAGTGQRAAGLIAEQLGVITGWLPLTEVRSLLFGKALVSSGFGVGGGICAENDGAVTALTQAATRHALDRGIPAIELRGGPIPDGWQRRDDKHCGFERPLAADDEAELLAIPRKARAEVRKGLAFEHPIRIGRGRRDLDAHYAVYSQSVRNLGTPVFPKRLFAAMLEAFPESSDILTVFRDGSPIASVLSFYHAGAVMPFWGGGTLEARGARANELMYYELMLHARRGKGMDRFDFGRSKTGSGPYRFKKNWGFAPSPLVYGDWTAPGARPRDVDPTGASYQRKIGLWKQLPLPVANAIGPWISRGLA
- a CDS encoding TIGR03087 family PEP-CTERM/XrtA system glycosyltransferase, whose product is MDFARARVMRGILFLAHRVPFPPNRGDKIRAHHLLRHLAQFAPVHVGCFAESDEDRAVEGELAQIAASHCIVDRSKPLVLAGVEAVLAHKPVSLTAFHSARLDRWVRETLALQPIDTIVVFSGQMGQYVPEDYPGRVVIDLCDVDSAKFESYADGGERVWLNRREGRLLAREEERLAGRSDATILISAAEADLFRTRLKTPARANIQVIGNGIDAGFFAPDAVPPAGEISASEGPHFVFTGQMDYRPNEQAALWAIGQLLPVLRRRYPQAQFHVVGRNPTDALKARRNDPGVTIWGEVPDVRPFIAAADCVLAPLLIARGVQNKVLEAMAMARPVLLTPQAATGIAADDATHWLVCEPDALAMAGRFEAMWESGGSADAIGAAARQFVLDHHAWHAMLAPLEHLLAGETAEARDAA